The following proteins are co-located in the Symphalangus syndactylus isolate Jambi chromosome 21, NHGRI_mSymSyn1-v2.1_pri, whole genome shotgun sequence genome:
- the SCT gene encoding secretin, with product MAPRPLLLLLLLLLGGSAARPAPPRARRHSDGTFTSELSRLREGARLQRLLQGLVGKRSEQDAENSTAWSRLGAGLLCPSGSNMPTLQAWMPLDRAWSPWLPPGPRPGVMVSEPAGTAAEGTLRPR from the exons ATGGCCCCCCGGCCCctcctgctgttgctgctgctgctcctcggGGGCTCCGCCGCGCGCCCCGCGCCCCCCAG GGCCCGGCGACACTCGGACGGGACGTTCACCAGCGAGCTCAGCCGCCTGCGGGAGGGCGCGCGGCTCCAGCGGCTGCTGCAGGGCCTGGTGGGGAAGCGCAG CGAGCAGGACGCAGAGAACAGCACGGCCTGGTCCAGGCTCGGCGCGGGTCTGCTCTGCCCGTCAGGGTCCAACATGCCCACCCTGCAGGCCTG GATGCCCCTGGACCGGGCCTGGTCTCCCTGGCTGCCCCCTGGGCCCAGGCCTGGGGTTATGGTTTCAGAACCAGCCGGCACTGCTGCAGAAGGAACCTTGCGGCCCAGATGA